From the genome of Azospirillum fermentarium:
CCGACACCTCTTTTGACACCATCCGCTTCACGGTTGACGGCGGCGTGGCGACGCTGGCCTTCAACCGCCCGGACAAGCTGAACAGCTTCATCGAGCAGATGCACCGCGAGGTGCGCGCCGCCCTCGACACCGTGCAGGAGGAGACATCCATCCGCGCGCTGGTGCTGACCGGCGTGGGCCGGGCGTTCTGCACCGGCCAGGATCTGGGCGACCGCGCGGTGATGATCGACTCCGGCGCCAAGCCCGACCTGGGCACCACGGTGGAGCGCAATTACAAGCCGCTGATCCTGAAGCTCGCCAACCTGCGCGTTCCCACCATCGCCGCGGTGAACGGTGTGGCCGCCGGGGCGGGGGCCAGCATCGCGCTGGCCTGCGATCTGGTGGTGGCGGCCAAATCCGCGTCCTTCATCCAGGCGTTCAGCAAGGTCGGGCTGATCCCCGACACCGGCGGCACGTGGTTCCTGCCCCAGCGCGTGGGCATGGCCCGCGCCATGGGTCTGGCGCTGCTGGCCGACAAGCTGAGCGCGGAGCAGGCCGCCGCCTGGGGCCTGATCTGGAGCGCGGTGGACGACGACGCCTTCGCCGCCACCGTGGACGGTCTGGCCAGGAAGCTGGCCGCGTCTCCCACCAAGGCGCTGGTGCGCACGCGTCAGGCCATGCACGCCGCCGCCACCAACACGCTGGACCAGCAACTGTCGCTGGAGGGGGCGTTCATGCGCGAGCTGGGCTGGTCCGCCGATTACGCCGAGGGTGTCGCCGCCTTCATCGGCAAGCGCCCGCCGCAGTTCCGGGGGGAATGATGGCCGCGCTGGACACAGCGGTGGCGGTGGGCGTGGTCGGTGCCGGCGCCATGGGCGGCGGCATCGCCCAGGTGGCCGCCGCCGCCGGCCACCCGGTGGTGCTGTTTGACGCCCGCGAGGGGGCCGCCGAACAGGCGGTGACCAAACTGCGCGGCGTCTTCGCCACCCTGGCCGCCAAGGGCCGCATGAGTGCGGAGGCCGCCGAGGCCGCCGGTTCGCGCCTGTCCGCCGCCGCCACGCTGGCCGCCCTGGCCCCCGCCGGGCTGGTGGTGGAAGCGGTGGTGGAGGATCTGGCGGTCAAGCAGGGGCTGTTCCGTGACCTGGAGGCGCTGGTGGCCGACGGTGCCATCCTCGCCACCAACACCTCGTCCCTGTCGGTGACGGCCATCGGCGCGGCGCTGGCCCGTCCGGGGCGTCTGGCCGGTCTGCACTTCTTCAACCCCGCACCGCTGATGCCGCTGGTGGAGGTGGTGTCGGGCCTGGGCACCGACGCGGCGGTGGCGGAAACCCTGTTCGATACGGCCAAGGCGTGGGGCAAGACCCCCGTCCACGCCGCGTCCACGCCGGGGTTCATCGTCAACCGGGTGGCCCGTCCCTATTACGCCGAGGCCATCCGCCTGCTGGAGGAGGGGGCCGCCGACAGCGCCACCATCGACGCCCTGTTCCGCGAGGCCGGCGGCTTCCGCATGGGGCCGTTCGAATTGATGGACATGATCGGCCACGACGTGAATTTCGCGGTGACGCGCTCGGTGTGGTCCGCCTTCTTCCACGACCCGCGCTTCACCCCGTCGCTGACCCAGCAGGAACTGGTGGCCGCCGGCTTCCTGGGCCGCAAGAGCGGGCGCGGCTTCTATGATTACCGCGAGGGTGCAGCGCGCCCGGCGGCGCGCACGGCGGATGGGCCGGCGCCCGCCCGCATCACCCTGCACGGCACCTGCGCCATGGCCGCGAGTCTGGCGGCGCGGCTGGACGCGCAGGGCGTGGCCTTCGCCCGCGCTGACGCCGATGACGGGCGGGTGGCGACGGTGGACGGGGTGGCGGTGTTCGTCACCGACGGGCGCACCGCCGCCGAACGGGCCGTTGCCCTCGGCACCCCGGCGGTGGCGGTGGTGGACACGGCTTTCGATCCCGCCACGGCGGGGCGGCTGGCCTTCGCCACCGCGCATTCCTGCCCGGCGGGCGGGGGGGAGGCCGTGGCCGGTCTGCTGGCCGCCGCCGGCATCGCGCCGACGCCGGTCGCCGATTCCCCCGGTCTGGTGGTGATGCGCACGGTCGCCATGCTGGCGAACGAGGCGGCGGACGCGGTGCACCGCGGCGTCTGTGCGGCGTCGTCCGCCGACACCGCCATGCGGCTGGGCACCAACTACCCGCGCGGGCCGCTGGCCTGGGCCGATGCGCTGGGTGTCGCCACGGTGGCGGAGGTTCTCGGCAACCTTGCCGCCTTCTACGGAGAGGACCGTTACCGCCTGTCGCCGTTCCTGCGGCTGCGGGCCATCACCGGACGGGGATGCCATGACTGATGCGCTTCATCTGGCCCGCGACGTCGGGCAAGCCATGTGGGACCGCGACCGCGCCACCAAGTTCCTGGGCATGGAACTGGTGGAGGTGATGCCGGGCCGGGCGCGGCTGACCATGACGGTTCTGCCCGACATGGTGAACGGCCATGGGCTGTGCCACGGCGGCATGATCTTCACGCTGGCCGACAGCGCCTTCGCCTATGCCTGCAACAGCTACAACCAGAACACGGTGGCGTCGGCCTGCGGTGTGGATTTCCTGGCCCCCGCCCGCGTGGGCGACGTGCTGGAGGCGGAAGCGGCCGAACGCTCCCTGGCCGGGCGCACCGGCGTCTACGACGTCACGGTGCGCATACAAGGGGGTGCAACCGTGGCGCTGTTTCGTGGAAAATCCTACCGCATCAAGGGCGAGGTGATCGCCGGCCTGGAGGCCGCAGGCGACCCCCGTCCGTCATAAAAAAATTCGTCTTTAGGGAGGCGATCCGGTGCCCAGCAAAACCATCGACCGCGACGGCTTGGAACCCATCGAACGGGCCAGCCGCGACGAAATCTCGGCCCTGCAGCTCGACCGCCTCAAATGGTCGCTGCGCCACACCTACGACAACGTCGAACCCTACCGCCGCAAGTGCGAGGAAAAGGGGGTGCACCCGGACGATCTGAAGACTCTGTCGGATCTGTCCCTGTTCCCCTTCATGACCAAGTACGACCTGCGCGACCACTACCCCTTCGGCCTGTTCGCGGTGCCGCGGGACAAGCTGGCGCGGCTGCACGCCTCGTCCGGCACCACGGGCAAGCCGGTGGTGGTGGGCTACACCAGCCACGACATCGACGTGTGGGCCGGGCTGGTGGCGCGGTCGCTGCGGGCGGCGGGTGCGCGGCCCGGCGACATGGTGCACAACGCCTATGGCTACGGCATGTTCACCGGCGGCCTGGGCGCCCATTACGGCATCGAGCGGGCGGGGTGCATCGCCGTGCCCATGTCGGGCGGCCAGACGGAAAAGCAGGTGCAGCAGATCCTCGACTTCCGCCCCGACATCATCATGGTCACCCCGTCGTACTCGCTGGTGATCGCCGATGAATTCCAGCGGCTGGGCATCTGCCCGTCCGACATCTCGCTCAAGGTCGGCGTGTTCGGCGCCGAGCCGTGGGGCGAGGGCATGCGGGCGGAGATCGAACGGTCGCTGGGCATCGACGCCATCGACATCTACGGCCTGACCGAGGTGATGGGGCCGGGTGTCGCGTCGGAATGCATCGAGACCAAGGACGGCCCGGTCATCTGGGAAGACCATTTCTACCCCGAGATCATCGACCCCGACACCGGCGAGGTGCTGCCCGATGGCCAGGACGGCGAACTGGTCTTCACCTCCCTGACCAAGGAGGCGTTCCCGGTCATCCGCTACCGCACCCGCGACCTGACCCGCCTGCTGCCGCCCTCGGCCCGCTCGTTCCGCCGCATCGGCAAGATCACCGGGCGGTCGGACGATATGCTGATCATCCGCGGCGTCAACGTCTTCCCCGCCCAGATCGAAGAGCAGATTTTGGCCGACAAGCACCTGTCCGGCCATTACCAGCTCGTCGTCGGGCGCGAGGGGCACATGGACACGCTGGAGGTCCGCTGTGAACTGCTGCCCGACTGTGCCGCCACCATGACCCCGGCGGAGATGGCGTCGGTGTCCAAGGCGGTGCAGCGCCACATCAAGACCATGGTCGGCGTGTCCACCACCGTCACGGTGCTGGAGCCGGGCGGCATCCCCCGCACCGTGGTGGGCAAGGCCAAGCGCGTCATCGACCAGCGCCCCCGCGCCGTCTAACCCCCATGTTCCCCCCTCATCCGTCCGTTTCCATCCGCCGGACCGGTTTTCCGGTTCGGCGGCAAAGGCCGGGTTTTGCCTTATGCCTGAAGGAGTTGCTGTCATGGGAGAAGCCTTCATCTGCGACGCGGTGCGCACGCCGGTCGGACGCTACGGCGGCACGCTGGCAGCCGTGCGCGCCGACGATCTGGGGGCGGTGCCGATGCGCGCCCTGATGGCGCGCAACCCCGGCGTGGACTGGTCGGCGGTGGACGACGTGATCTACGGCTGCGCCAACCAGGCGGGCGACGACAACCGCAACGTGGCGCGCATGTCGGCCCTGCTGGCCGGACTGCCGGTGGAGGTGCCGGGCACCACGGTCAACCGGCTGTGCGGGTCGGGCATGGACGCGGTGGGTCTGGCCGCCCGCTCCATCCGCGCGGGCGAGGCCGACCTCATCATCGCCGGCGGGGTGGAGAGCATGAGCCGCGCCCCCTTCGTCATGGGCAAGGCCGATTCGGCCTTTTCCCGCAAGGCCGAGATTTACGACACCACCATCGGCTGGCGCTTCGTGAACCCGGAGATGAAGCGGCTGTACGGCGTGGATTCCATGCCCCAGACCGCCGACAACGTCGCCGCCGATTTCAAGATCGGGCGCGAGGACCAGGACGCCTTCGCCCTGCGCTCGCAGCAGCGCTGGGGTGCCGCCAACGCGGCCGGGCGCTTCCGCGATGAGATCGTTCCGGTGACCATCCCCCAGAAGAAGGGGGAGGCCAAGGTCTTCGACACCGACGAGCACCCCCGCCCCGACACCACCCGTGAGGCGCTGGCCAAGCTGAAGGGCGTCAACGGCCCCGATCTCAGCGTCACGGCGGGCAATTCCTCGGGGGTCAACGACGGGGCCTGCGCGCTGATCGTGGCGTCGGAAGCGGCGGTGCTGCGCCACGGCCTGACCCCGCGGGCGCGTGTGGTCGGCATGGCGGCGGCGGGTGTCGCCCCGCGGATCATGGGCTTCGGCCCGGCCCCGGCGGTGCGCCATCTGCTGGCCCGCACCGGCCTGCTGCTGGACCAGATGGACGTGATCGAACTGAACGAGGCGTTCGCGGCCCAGGCTTTGGCGGTGCTGCGTGGTTTGGGCATCCCCGACGATGCCCCGCACGTCAACCCCAACGGCGGCGCCATCGCCATCGGCCACCCGCTGGGCATGAGCGGCGCGCGGCTGGTCACCACCGCCGCCTATCACCTGGCCCGCACCGGCGGGCGCTATGCGCTGTGCACCATGTGCATCGGCGTGGGCCAGGGCATCGCCATGGTGATCGAGAAGGTGTGACCGGACGGGGGGCGCCAGCCCCCATGCCTGCCGAACGGGCCGCCTTCATTAAACGGCTAATAACAAGGACGGAGAGGAAACCCATGAAGACGCTTGCGAAGACCCTGGCCTTTTGCGCCGCCACCCTGCTGCCGCTGATGGCGCAGGCGGCGGACCCGATCCGCATCGGCTCGGTGCTGTCGGTGACCGGCCCCGCCGCCTTCCTCGGCGACCCGGAAGCCAAGACGCTGGAACTCTACGTCGCCGAGATCAACAGGCAGGGCGGCCTGCTGGGCCGCGAACTGAAGCTGATCCAGTACGACGACGGCGGCGACGCCAGCAAGGCCAACGGCTTCGCCAAGCGCCTGATCGACGACGACAAGGTGGATGTCATCATCGGCGGCACCACCAGCGGCTCCACCATGTCCATGGTGCCGCTGGTGGAAAAGGCCGGCATCCCCTTCGTCTCGCTGGCCGGTGCGGTGGTCATCATCGAGCCGGTGAAGAAGTGGGTGTTCAAGACCCCGCACACCGACCGCATGGCGGCGGAAAAGGTCTTCGTCGATATGCAGAAGCGCGGCTTCACCAAGGTGGCGCTGCTGTCGGAGACCAGCGGCTTCGGCCAGTCGGGCAAGAAGGAATCCGAAGCGGTCGCCGCCAAGTACGGCATCACCCTGGTGGCGAACGAGACCTATGGTCCCAAGGACACCGACATGGGGCCGCAGCTGACCAAGATCAAAAACACCCCCGGCGTGCAGGCGGTGTTCGTCTTCGGTCTGGGCCAGGGTCCGGCCATCGTCACCAAGAACTACCGCCAGCTTGGCATCAGCCTGCCGCTGTACCAGTCGCACGGCGTGGCCTCGGACGAGTTCCTGAAGCTCGCCGGCCCGGCGGCGGAGGGTGTGCGCCTGCCGTCCCCGGCCCAGATCATCGGCGACAAGCTGCCCGACAGCGACCCGCAGAAGCCGGTGGTGAACGCCTACAACGCCGCCTATAAGGCGAAGTTCAATGACACGGCCTCGACCTTTGGTGGGTATGCCTATGACGGGCTGATGCTGACGGTGAAGGCGGCCACCGCCGCCGGCAGCGTGGAGCCGGCCAAGCTGCGCGACGCGCTGGAAGCCACCAAGGGCCACGTGGGTGTCAGCGGCACCTTTACCATGTCGCCCACCGACCATATGGGCCTGGATCTGTCGTCGTTCCGCATGCTGGAGGTGAAGAACGGCGACTGGACCATCCTGCCCTGATCCCCCTCTTGTCCTGAACCATAACGCGGGAGACGGGCGATGCTGGCCGAGTTCTTTCAGTATCTTTTTTCCGGCTTCACGGTCGGGGCCACCTATGCCATGGCGGCGTTGGGCTTCACGCTGATCTACAACGCCAGCAACGTCATCAACTTCGCCCAGGGTGAATTCATCATGCTGGGCGGCATGCTGGCGGTGCTGTTCACCCAGGCGGGATTGCCGCTGCCGGTGGCGGTGCTGCTGGCGGTGGCGGTGCCCACCCTGGTGGGGGTGGTGATGGAAAAGACGGTGATCGGCCCGGTCAAGGGTGCGGACACCGTGAACATCATCATCATCACCATCGGCGCCTCGCTCGTCATCCGCGGTCTGGTGCAGGTGACGCTGGGCAAGAACACCCGCGCCCTGCCGGCCTTTTCCGGCGATGCCCCCATCACGCTGCTGGGGGCGGTGCTGCCGTCGCAAAGCCTGTGGGTGACCGGGGGCACGGCGGTGGTGGTGCTGGGCCTGTGGTACTATTTCAGCCGCACCATGGGCGGCAAGGCGATGCTGGCCACCGCCATCAACCGCACCGCCGCCCAACTGGTCGGCATCAACACCGGCTGGGTGCTGACGCTGAGCTTCGCCCTGTCGGCGGCCTTGGGCGCGCTGGGCGGGGTGCTGGTCACGCCCATCACCATGACCTCCTACGACGCCGGCGTCATGCTGGGGCTGAAGGGCTTCGTCGCCGCGGTGGTGGGGGGCTTGGGCAACGGCATGGGCGCGCTCGTCGGCGGCTTGCTGGTGGGGGTGCTGGAGGCCATGGGGGCCGGCTACCTGTCGTCCGCCTACAAGGACGCGGTGCCGTTCGTGCTGATCCTCCTGATCCTGTTCTTCATGCCGCGCGGGCTGTTCAGCGCGAAGACCACGGAAAGAGTGTAACCATGCGCGATCCCCGACATGTGGACCCAAGGCATTGGGGCCTCGCCGCCCTGGCCGCGGTTCTGGCGGTGCTGCCGTTCGTGCTGCCCAACAGCTTCTATCTGGATCTGACGATCCGCATGGCGATCAACGCCATCATCGTGCTGGGTCTGAACCTGCTGATCGGCTTTGCCGGGCAGATCAGCTTCGGCCACGCCGGGTTCATCGGCATCGGCGCCTATGCGTCCGCGGTGCTGCCCACCCATTACGGGGTGCCTCCCATGCTGGCGCTGGGGGCCGGGGCGCTGGCCGCGGGCGCGCTGGCGGCGGCGGTCTCCTATCCCATCTTCAAGCTGAAGGGCCATTACCTGGCCATGGCGACGCTGGGGCTGGGCATCATCCTGACCATCGCCTTCCGCAACGAGGCCGCCCTGACCGGCGGGCCGGACGGCATGCCGGTGCCGACGCTGGAGATTTTCTCCGTCGCGCTCAGCAGCGACCGGCAGTGGTACTGGGTGGTGGCGGCGATGCTGGTGTTCAGCGTCTGGGCCTCCCTCAACCTCATCGATTCCCCCTTCGGCCGGGCGCTGCGCGCGCTGCACGGGTCGGAGGTGGCGTCCAAGGTCGTGGGCGTGGACATCGCCCGCTACAAGATGGCCGTCTTCGTCATGTCCGCCGTGTTCGCCAGCATCATGGGCAGCGTGAGCGCCCATTACGTCGGCTTCGTCACCCCCAGCGTGTCGGAATTCTTCCACTCCATCGAACTGGTGACCATGGTGGTGGTGGGCGGCATGGCGTCGGTGTTCGGGTCGCTGGTGGGGGCGGTGCTGCTGACCGCGTTGCCGCAGCTTCTGGCGACCTTCGAAGGGTGGGAGACGGTGGCCTTCGGCGGCATCCTCATCCTGTTCATGATCGTGTTGCCGCGCGGGCTGGTGCCGACGCTGGCCGCCCGTCTGGGAAAGGGGGGGTGATCCCATGGCCCTGCTCGACATCCACGACCTGTCCATCGAATTCGGCGGCGTCAAGGCGCTCCAGCACGTCAGCTTTTCCATCGACGCCGGCATCGTCTATTCGGTGATCGGCCCCAACGGGGCGGGCAAGACCACCCTGTTCAACCTGATCACCGGCGTCTATACGCCGACGGGGGGCGAGATCCGGCTGGACGGGGCCGCCGTCCATGGGCGCCCGCCCAACGAGCTGGCCCGCCGCGGCATGGCCCGCACCTTCCAGAACCTGCAGATCTGCCTGAACATGACGGCGCTGGAAAACGTCATGGTCGGCGCGCACCTGCGGCTCGACCGGAACCTCGTCAAGGCCGCCCTGCGCTGGCCGTCCATCCGCCGCCGCGACGGCGAACTGCGGGACGAGGCGGCGGACCTGATGCGCTTCGTCGGGCTGGAGAGCTACACCCGCGCGCGCGCCGATTCCATGCCCTATGGCGCGTTGAAGCGGCTGGAGATCGCGCGGGCGCTGGCGATGAAGCCGCGCATCCTGTTCCTGGACGAACCCGCCGCCGGGCTGAACCCCACGGAAACGCTGGAGATCGACGCGCTGATCCGCCGGGTCGCCGCCACCGGCGTCACGGTGGTTCTGGTGGAGCATGACATGAAGATGGTCATGAACCTGTCCGACCGCATCCTCGTCCTCGACTATGGCCGCAAGCTGGCCGAGGGCACCGCCGCCGAGGTGCGCCAGGACGCCAACGTCATCGCCGCCTACCTCGGTGCCCACGCATGAGCCTCATCGAAAAGCCGGAGGCCGCACCCATGCTCGCCCTCACCGCCATCACCGACGAACACCGCAACCTGTGGCGCCTGACCGTCACGCTGGAGGCGGTGGCCGACGACATCGCCGCCGGGGCCGCCGTGGACCCGGCCTTCTTCGCCGCCGCCTTCGATTACATCGACCAGTTCATGGACGGCTGCCACCATGCCAAGGAGGACGGCCACCTGTTCCCCGCCGTCCGCCGCCGCACCCAGGATGCCGACGCCGCCATCGACCGGCTGCAGGCCGAACACCGCAACGGGCCCGCGGTGCTGGCCGCCCTGCGCCCCCGCTTCGCCGGGCCGCACCCGGACGGGGAGGCGCTGGCGGCCCTGCGCACCTACACCCAGACCCTGCGCGCCCACATCGCCACCGAGGAAAAGGAGGTGATGCCCATCGCCCGCGCCGCCTTGACCGCGGAGGATTGGGCGGAGATCGACCACGCCTTTTCCGACCACCACGACCCGGTGTTCGGCACCGCGGCCCGCGAGGAATTCCGCGACCTTTACCACCGCATCGCCAGTCTGGCCCCGGATTCCGTGGGGCTGGGCACCGCGGGCGTGCCGGCGGCGGACACCCACGACGTGCTGCTGCGCATCACCGGCCTGGAAAGCAGCTATGGCCGCATCAAGGCGCTGAAGGGCATCGACCTGGAGGTCCGCCGCGGCGAACTGGTTGCGCTGGTCGGCGCCAACGGGGCGGGGAAGACCACCTTCCTGCGCGCGCTGTCGGGCGTGCAGCCCATCGGCGCCGGGCGCATCACCTTCGATGGGGAGGATATCAGCCGCCTGCGCGCCGACCTGCGGGTCCGCCGCGGCATCTGCCAGTCGCCGGAAGGGCGGCAGGTGTTCGGCACGCTCAGCATCGAGGACAATTTGCGCCTCGGCGCCTTCACCCGCAGCCCCGCCGACGCCGAACCCGACCTGCGCCGCGTCTACGCCATGTTCCCGGTGCTGGAGGAAAAGCGCCGCCTGCCCGCCGGCACCCTGTCGGGCGGGCAGCAGCAGATGCTGGCCATCGGGCGCGCGCTGATGGGGCGGCCCAAGCTGCTGCTGCTGGACGAACCGTCCATGGGGCTGGCGCCGCTCTTGGTACAGGAGGTGTTCAACGTCATCCGCCGCCTGAAGGACGAGGGGATGACCATCCTGCTGGTGGAGCAGAACGCCTTTGCCGCCTTGGCAATCGCCGACCGGGGGTACGTGCTGGAAACCGGGGCGGTGACGCTGACCGGCAGCGGGCAGGATCTCATCGGCAATGAACAGGTGCGCTCGGCGTATCTGGGCATGTGACGTGGTGTCGAGGGGCACCGCCCCTCGACGCTCCCCGGCAGGGGCCGGCGGCCCCTGCACCCCATTGATGGGATGCTTGAATGTTTGAGACGCTTGAAATTGCCATCGACAATGGCACGGCCACCGTCTGGATGAACCGGCCGGAGGTGCACAACGCCTTCAATGCGCAGGTGATTGCCGATCTTCATGCGGCGTGCACGGCGCTGGACGCCGACGAGGCCGTGCGGGTGGTGGTGCTGGCGGGGCGGGGCAAGAGCTTTTCCGCCGGGGCCGACCTCAACTGGATGAAACAGGCCGGCGAGGCGGGGGAGGATGAGAACCGCGCCGACGCCCGCCGCATGGCGCTGATGCTGCGCGCGCTGGCCGAGTTGTCCAAGCCCACCATCGCGCGGGTCCATGGTGCGGCGCTGGGGGGCGGCATGGGGCTGGCGGCGGCGTGCGACATCTGCATCGCCAGCCAGCAGGCGGTGTTCGCCACGTCGGAGGTGCTGTTCGGCATCATCCCGTCGGCCATCAGCCCCTATGTCCTGCGCGCCATCGGCGAACGGCAGGCCGGGCGCTATTTCCTCACCGCCGAACGGCTGGGCGCCGAGCGCGCCGTCCAGCTTGGCCTGGCGCACGAGGCGGTGCCGGCGGACGAGCTGGACAATGTGATTGCCGCCATCATCCAGGCGCTGAAGCGCGGCGGCCCGCGGGCGCAGACGGCGGCCAAGGCGCTGATCCGCGGCGTCGGCACCCGCGCCGTGCCCGAGGCGGTGGTGGACGACACCGCCCGCCGCATCGCCGCACTCCGCGTCACGCCGGAGGCGAAGGAGGGGCTGGGCGCCTTCCTCGCCAAGCGTCCGGCGGCGTGGAACGTGGGCTGAGCGCGCCCGACGGAACTCCTGTCACGTCCCCCGCTTCCGTCTCACTCCCGTGGGCGGCTGGCGGAACCTGGGCCGGGTGCCGTTGGGTGCCCGGCCCCCTTTTCCCCCGGTGGGGATCGTGCAACCGCTTGAAACCACGAGGGGATGCCCCATGACGGACGCTGCCGGTTCGGTGATTTCCCAGGTTGCCGGCGAGGCCGGACGCCTCGGCCTCCACGTCGCCGACATCGTGGGCCACGTGGGCGACGTCAGCACGGTGCTGAACGAGCAGGCCCATGCCTTCGCCGCCCTCCAGCAGATGGCGGGGGAGGTGTCGCACTCCAACACCCGCATCAGCCAGGCGATCTCCATGGCCCGCGGCGCCGGCCAGCGGGCGCAGCAGACCACCGCATCGTCCCAGACGCGGCTGGAGCAGGCGCTGCAAACCATCCGCACCCTGCTTCAGGCCGTGGACCTGATCGCCAGCGAGGCCACGGGGCTGGACGAGACCTTGCAGCGCATCTCCCGCGTGGCGGGCACCATCGCCACCATCTCCAAGCAGACCAACCTGCTGGCGCTCAACGCCACCATCGAGGCGGCCCGTGCCGGCGATGCGGGCAAGGGATTCGCCGTGGTGGCGAGCGAGGTGAAGACCCTGGCCCGCCAGACCAGCGACGCCACCGACGACATCAGCGCCACCGTGCGCACCCTGTCGGGCAAGCTGACCACGCTCGCCACCCACGCGGGCGA
Proteins encoded in this window:
- a CDS encoding ATP-binding cassette domain-containing protein, which gives rise to MSLIEKPEAAPMLALTAITDEHRNLWRLTVTLEAVADDIAAGAAVDPAFFAAAFDYIDQFMDGCHHAKEDGHLFPAVRRRTQDADAAIDRLQAEHRNGPAVLAALRPRFAGPHPDGEALAALRTYTQTLRAHIATEEKEVMPIARAALTAEDWAEIDHAFSDHHDPVFGTAAREEFRDLYHRIASLAPDSVGLGTAGVPAADTHDVLLRITGLESSYGRIKALKGIDLEVRRGELVALVGANGAGKTTFLRALSGVQPIGAGRITFDGEDISRLRADLRVRRGICQSPEGRQVFGTLSIEDNLRLGAFTRSPADAEPDLRRVYAMFPVLEEKRRLPAGTLSGGQQQMLAIGRALMGRPKLLLLDEPSMGLAPLLVQEVFNVIRRLKDEGMTILLVEQNAFAALAIADRGYVLETGAVTLTGSGQDLIGNEQVRSAYLGM
- a CDS encoding enoyl-CoA hydratase/isomerase family protein — translated: MFETLEIAIDNGTATVWMNRPEVHNAFNAQVIADLHAACTALDADEAVRVVVLAGRGKSFSAGADLNWMKQAGEAGEDENRADARRMALMLRALAELSKPTIARVHGAALGGGMGLAAACDICIASQQAVFATSEVLFGIIPSAISPYVLRAIGERQAGRYFLTAERLGAERAVQLGLAHEAVPADELDNVIAAIIQALKRGGPRAQTAAKALIRGVGTRAVPEAVVDDTARRIAALRVTPEAKEGLGAFLAKRPAAWNVG